AAACCTGGACTCTCAGTTCGATTCCACTGATGTATGTCTCTCTTTATGCCACtaccatgctgtcttgattattgtagatTTGTAGCAAGTTGTGAAAGTGAAAAGtgttatttcttcaatttttttctttttcaagattgctttggctattttggaTCTCTTTCatgtccatatgaattttagaatcaggttgtcaatttatttttttttgtttgtttttgagacggcctctcactctgtcgcccaggttggagtgcagtggcgagatctcagctcactgcaagctccgcctcctgcattcccgtcattctcctgcttcagcctcccgagtggctgggactacaggtacccaccacctcgcctggctagtttttttgtattttttagtagagacggggtttcaccgtgttagccaggatggtctggatctcctggcctcgtgatccgcccgtctcggcctcccaaagtgctgggattacaggcttgagccaccgcgcccggcccaggttgtcaatttctacaaaaaagacagCTGGGATTTTTGACAGGTCTTgagttgaatctgtagatcagtttggggGAGTATTGCCATGTTAACAATATTAGGTATTCTGACTGATGAACACGATATTTGTTTCTATGTATTTAGGTTTTTAATGtctttcaacaatttttttttttaaagacatttattcagtgtCACGATCAGACTATTACATTTAGCAATCAACAGCATGggtgcaaaaaacaaaaatctacattaaaatcctttgttggaatgctttacactttccacagaacagaaactaaaataacctgttatacaATTAGTCACAAATGCAGTCCTCAAGTTTTTTGCCCATACACATATGAGTATTTgtctaaaacatgtcttctttgtagcagctaggccctgccaccactgtgcttggctgagttcacaaatctgttgtaacctgtagcttccctgtcacttctctggctctcctctcctgctaagctttgtttcctaattaaaatcttctgccactgccgtagccactgctgctgctggaacTGCCATAGCCAACTAGGTTTTGTGGTTTTGCAAAGTATTGGCCTCCACCGCCATAGGGGCCAGAGCTTCTGCCTCCAAAATTTCCTCCCTTCATGGGTCCAAAATTTGAAGACTGATTGTTGCAATTGCCAAAATCATTGTAgcttccaccacctccaaaattgcttccatcattaccaaatccattatagccatccccactgccaccatatccaccaccaccacgGCTGCCACCAAAGCCACCACAACCATTGAAGTTTCCTCCACAACCAAAGTTGTCATTCCCACCGAAACCACCTCCACGACCACCACCAAAGTTTCCAGAACCACTTCGACCTCTTTGGCTGGATGAAGCACTAGCCATCTCTTGCTTTGACAGGGCTTTCCTAACTTCACAGTTGTGGCCATTCACAGTATGGTATTTCTGAATGACAGTCTTATCCACGGAGTCATGGTCATCAAAGGTTACAAAGGCAAAGCCCCTTTTCTTGCCACTGCCTCGGTCAGTCATGATTTCAATCACTTCAATTTTCCCATACTGGTCAAAATAATCTCTTAGGTGATGTTCTTCCATGTCTTCTTTAATGCTGCCAACAAATGTCTTTTTCACAGTGAAGTGGGCACCTGGTCTTTGAGAATCTTCTCTTGAGACAGCTCTCTTTGGTTCCACAACTCTTCCGTCCACCTTGTGTGGCCTTGCATTTATAGCTGCATCCACCTCCTCCACAGTGGTAtatgtgacaaacccaaagcccctGGAACGCTTGGTGTTTGGATCTCTCATTACCACACAGTCCGTGAGTGTTCTCCATTGCTCAAAATGGCTCCTCAGGCTCTCATCAGTTGTTTCAAAGCTCATCCCTCGAATGAAGAGCTTCCTCAGCTGTTCGGGTTCTTTAGGAGACTCTGACTTAGACATGatggcagggagaagagagactTTCACGATGTTTCTTCGGCAGCGTCCACAGGCAgtcaacaatgttttatagttacAAGTCTATTACTTGTAACTTTTACTTTTGTTAAACttattcctacatattttattctttttatactattatgaatggaatcatattcataaattcattttcataattGTTCACTGCtagtgtataaaaatacaattgatttttgtattttctttttttttggtagtctggctttcttgccaggctggagtgcagtggccagatctcagctggCACAGCTCCATGCCTCCctgggttcgccattctcctgcctcagcctccagtagctgggacctggGCTTCTAGCCGActggtttgtatttttagagatggggtttcactgtgttagccaggatggtctgatctcccgacctaagtgtccatccgtctcggcctcccaaagatgctgggatagGCTTGACCACAGCCAGCGATTTTTGTAAGCCACTTTCATCCTGGTATCCTGAAACTTGTTGAATTCATTTAATTAGTGATGATGGTTTTATGAATTCCTCGAGACTCATGTACAATATCATATCATCCATAGGGCAAAATAGTTTCACTTCttgctttccaatttggataccttttatttctttcttcttgaataaTAGCCCTAGCTACAACCTtcagtacaatgttaaatagaCACGGTAAGAGTGCATATCCctttcttattcctgatcttagggtGAAAACCTTTCACCATTGAATACgatgttatgtgtttttttcagagatgctctTCATTGGGTTTTGGGTTGAGTTCTCTTCTACTTCTAGTTTGTTCAGCGTTTGTTTAATCAttaaaggatattgaattttgtcaaacaaGATTTTCTTCACTAATAGAGAtgatcacgtggtttttgtcctttattctaatAATATGGTGAACATCAATTGATTTTTGGATGCTAAACCAACTtccattcctggaataaatcctgCTTGGTAATAGTATATACTTTTGacatgttgctggattcagtttgctagtatttggttAAGAAGATTTACATCTTAATTCATAAGGAATATtgatctgtgttttcttttcttgtgatatctgTGTCCGATTTTATAATAGGGTAATACTGGCTCATATAATAAAACTTACAGAATGAGTTGAGAAatatttcctccttttattttttgaaagagtttgtgaAGGATTGGTGTGAATTGTTCTTTAAACAtttgagccaggtgcggtggttcatgcctgtcatcccagcactttgaaaggcagaggtgggagaatcacttgagctcaggagttcgagaccaacctggaaaaccttgtctctactaaaaataaaaaaaaatcagccaggcatggtggtatgcacgtgtaatcccagttacttgggaagctgaggtgagaggattgcttgagcccaagaggttgaagctgcaggaagctgtgatcatgccactgcactccagcctgggtgacagagcgagaccttgtctttaaaataaaataaaataaaataaaataaaataaataaataaataaaaataagtaacattttGTAGAAACTACCACTGAGGCCATCtgggtctgaaattttctttgtgggaaattttaaaattactaactCAACCTCTTTACTTGTCACAGGTCTATTTGTATTCTTTACTTCTTGTGTTATCTTTGGTAGTTTGTGACTTtataggaatttgttcattttatcattGTTATCTAATATGTTGCATACAATTTTTTATACTATTCCCTTAtaatcctttatatttctgtaagGTCAATACTGATCTTCCCTTTGTCATTCCTGattttattgatttgattcttctctccttttttcttgatCAATCTAGCTTAAGCtcatcagttttgttgatctttttaaagaactaacttgattttgttgatttttggtgtttttctatcctctattccatttatttttgctctaatctttattatttccttctttttcctagtttattttgctcatctttttctgttttgttttgttttgagacagggtctcactctgtcgcccaggctggagtgcagtgccatcttggctcactgcaacctccacctcccaggctcaagcgattctcctacctcaggctcccaagtatctgggactacaggtacatgccaccacgcctggccaatttttgtattttcggtgcttcgccatgctgcccaggctggtcttgaactcctgagcacaagtgattcacccacctcggtctcccaaagtgttgagattataggcatgagccactgcaaccaaccctttctctgtttttttgtttttgttttttttgttttttttttttaaaggtagtaGGTTAGCTTATTGACTTAAGATTATTCTTCTTTTATATGACATTTACAAATCTAAATTTCTCTCCAAGCACTGTTTTAGTTACCTCTCATAGGTGttggtattttgtgttttcatttcattcatcttaaagcattttctaattttccttgtgatttaCACTTTAACTCACTGGTTATTTAGGagtatatttaatttatacataCTTGTAAATTTCCtaaatgttcttttcttattttttaatgtcattccattgtgatcagggaagatattttcttctatttcaattatttttaatttattgataccTTTTTTAATGGCTCAAAATATAGTGTTCCATGTGTACTTGAGAAGAGTATTCTGCTGTTTGgttggagtgttctgtagatatctgataggtctagttggtttatagtgttgttcaagttctCTACTGCCTAGTTTTTCTAAATACTACTGGTAGTGGGATATGGAAATCTCCAACtgttattgttgaataatatatTTCTCTCCtcaattctgttatttt
The genomic region above belongs to Papio anubis isolate 15944 chromosome 12, Panubis1.0, whole genome shotgun sequence and contains:
- the LOC101002653 gene encoding heterogeneous nuclear ribonucleoprotein A1-like; its protein translation is MSKSESPKEPEQLRKLFIRGMSFETTDESLRSHFEQWRTLTDCVVMRDPNTKRSRGFGFVTYTTVEEVDAAINARPHKVDGRVVEPKRAVSREDSQRPGAHFTVKKTFVGSIKEDMEEHHLRDYFDQYGKIEVIEIMTDRGSGKKRGFAFVTFDDHDSVDKTVIQKYHTVNGHNCEVRKALSKQEMASASSSQRGRSGSGNFGGGRGGGFGGNDNFGCGGNFNGCGGFGGSRGGGGYGGSGDGYNGFGNDGSNFGGGGSYNDFGNCNNQSSNFGPMKGGNFGGRSSGPYGGGGQYFAKPQNLVGYGSSSSSSGYGSGRRF